One genomic segment of Vulpes vulpes isolate BD-2025 chromosome 2, VulVul3, whole genome shotgun sequence includes these proteins:
- the PLOD1 gene encoding procollagen-lysine,2-oxoglutarate 5-dioxygenase 1 isoform X1 has protein sequence MRPLLLLAPLGWLLLAEAKGDARPEDNLLVLTVATTETEGFRRFKRSGQFFNYKIQALGLGEDWTGEKGTSAGGGLKVRLLKKALEKHADKEDLVILFTDSYDVVFASGPRELLKKFRQARGQVVFSAEELIYPDRRLEAKYPAVSDGKRFLGSGGFIGYAPSLSKLVAEWEGQDSDSDQLFYTQIFLDPEKRERINITLDHRCRIFQNLDGALDEVVLKFEMGHVRARNLAYDTLPVLIHGNGPTKLQLNYLGNYIPRFWTFETGCSVCDEGLRSLRGIGEEALPTVLVGVFIEQPTPFLSLFFRRLLRLHYPRKQMRLFIHNHEQHHKAQVEQFLAEHGSEYQSVKLVGPEVRVANADARNMGADLCRRDRGCTYYFSVDADVALTEPKTLRLLIEQNKNVIAPLMTRHGRLWSNFWGALSADGYYARSEDYVDIVQGRRVGVWNVPYISNVYLIKGSALRAELQHTDLFHHSRLDPDMAFCANIRQQDVFMFLTNRHTFGHLLSLDSYQTSHLHNDLWEVFSNPEDWKEKYIHENYTKALAGKLVEMPCPDVYWFPIFTETACDELVEEMEHYGQWSLGDNKDNRIQGGYENVPTIDIHMNQISFEREWHKFLVEYIAPMTEKLYPGYYTRAQFDLAFVVRYKPDEQPSLMPHHDASTFTINIALNRVGVDYEGGGCRFLRYNCSIRAPRKGWTLMHPGRLTHYHEGLPTTRGTRYIAVSFVDP, from the exons ACAACCTGTTAGTCCTCACGGTGGCCACGACGGAGACCGAAGGGTTCCGGCGCTTCAAGCGTTCAGGCCAGTTCTTCAACTACAAGATCCAG GCACTGGGCCTGGGGGAGGACTGGACCGGGGAGAAGGGGACGTCGGCAGGCGGAGGGCTGAAGGTCCGGCTGCTGAAGAAAGCTCTGGAGAAGCACGCGGACAAGGAGGACCTGGTCATTCTTTTCACAGACAG CTACGACGTGGTGTTCGCGTCGGGGCCTCGAGAGCTCCTGAAGAAGTTCCGGCAGGCCAGGGGCCAGGTGGTCTTCTCGGCCGAGGAGCTCATCTACCCAGACCGCAGGCTGGAAGCCAAGTACCCGGCCGTGTCGGACGGCAAGAGGTTCCTGGGCTCTGGAG GCTTCATCGGCTATGCCCCCAGCCTCAGCAAACTGGTGGCCGAGTGGGAAGGCCAGGACAGCGACAGCGACCAGCTCTTTTACACCCAGATCTTCTTGGACCCTGAGAAGAGg GAGCGAATCAACATCACCCTGGACCACCGCTGCCGTATCTTCCAGAACCTGGATGGAGCCTTGG ATGAGGTCGTGCTCAAGTTTGAGATGGGCCACGTGAGAGCGAGGAACCTCGCCTACGACACCCTCCCGGTCCTGATCCATGGCAATGGGCCCACCAAG CTGCAGCTGAACTACCTGGGCAACTACATCCCGCGCTTCTGGACCTTTGAGACGGGCTGCTCCGTGTGTGACGAGGGCCTGCGTAGCCTCAGGGGCATTGGG GAGGAAGCTCTGCCCACGGTGCTGGTCGGCGTGTTCATCGAACAGCCCACGCCATTCCTGTCCCTGTTCTTCCGACGGCTGCTCCGCCTCCACTACCCCCGGAAGCAGATGCGGCTTTTCATTCACAACCAC GAGCAACACCACAAGGCTCAGGTGGAGCAGTTCCTGGCAGAGCATGGCAGCGAGTACCAATCCGTGAAACTGGTGGGCCCCGAGGTTCGGGTGGCAAATGCTGATGCCAGGAACATGGGCGC GGACCTGTGCCGACGGGACCGGGGCTGCACCTACTACTTCAGCGTGGATGCTGACGTGGCCCTGACTGAGCCTAAAACCCTGCGCCTGCTGATCGAGCAGAACAA GAACGTCATCGCGCCATTAATGACCCGCCACGGGAGGCTGTGGTCCAACTTCTGGGGCGCGCTGAGCGCAGATGGCTACTACGCCCGCTCCGAGGACTATGTGGACATCGTGCAGGGGCGGCGTGT TGGCGTCTGGAACGTGCCCTACATCTCGAACGTCTACCTGATCAAGGGCAGTGCCCTGCGGGCCGAGCTGCAGCACACGGACCTGTTCCACCACAGCAGGCTGGACCCCGACATGGCCTTCTGTGCCAATATCCGGCAGCAG GATGTATTCATGTTCCTGACCAACCGGCACACCTTTGGCCACTTGCTGTCCCTGGACAGCTACCAGACCAGCCACCTCCACAACGACCTGTGGGAGGTGTTCAGCAACCCCGAG gaCTGGAAGGAGAAGTACATCCACGAGAACTACACCAAAGCCCTGGCCGGGAAGCTGGTCGAGATG CCTTGCCCAGACGTCTACTGGTTCCCCATCTTCACGGAGACGGCGTGTGACGAGCTGGTAGAGGAGATGGAGCACTACGGCCAGTGGTCTCTGGGAGATAACAAG GACAACCGCATCCAGGGCGGCTACGAAAACGTGCCGACCATCGACATCCACATGAACCAGATCAGCTTCGAGCGGGAGTGGCATAAGTTCCTGGTGGAGTACATCGCCCCGATGACGGAGAAGCTCTATCCGGGCTACTACACCAGG GCCCAGTTCGACCTGGCCTTCGTGGTCCGCTACAAGCCCGACGAGCAGCCCTCGCTCATGCCGCACCACGACGCCTCCACGTTCACCATCAACATTGCCCTGAACCGGGTGGGCGTGGATTACGAG GGCGGGGGCTGTCGGTTCCTGCGCTACAACTGCTCCATCCGAGCCCCACGGAAGGGCTGGACCCTCATGCACCCCGGGAGACTCACGCACTACCACGAGGGGCTCCCCACCACCAGGGGCACCCGCTACATCGCCGTGTCCTTCGTTGACCCCTAA
- the PLOD1 gene encoding procollagen-lysine,2-oxoglutarate 5-dioxygenase 1 isoform X2 translates to MRERGRDRDRGRSRLPAGSPMDSSGTPGSCPELKAAAQPLSPPDNLLVLTVATTETEGFRRFKRSGQFFNYKIQALGLGEDWTGEKGTSAGGGLKVRLLKKALEKHADKEDLVILFTDSYDVVFASGPRELLKKFRQARGQVVFSAEELIYPDRRLEAKYPAVSDGKRFLGSGGFIGYAPSLSKLVAEWEGQDSDSDQLFYTQIFLDPEKRERINITLDHRCRIFQNLDGALDEVVLKFEMGHVRARNLAYDTLPVLIHGNGPTKLQLNYLGNYIPRFWTFETGCSVCDEGLRSLRGIGEEALPTVLVGVFIEQPTPFLSLFFRRLLRLHYPRKQMRLFIHNHEQHHKAQVEQFLAEHGSEYQSVKLVGPEVRVANADARNMGADLCRRDRGCTYYFSVDADVALTEPKTLRLLIEQNKNVIAPLMTRHGRLWSNFWGALSADGYYARSEDYVDIVQGRRVGVWNVPYISNVYLIKGSALRAELQHTDLFHHSRLDPDMAFCANIRQQDVFMFLTNRHTFGHLLSLDSYQTSHLHNDLWEVFSNPEDWKEKYIHENYTKALAGKLVEMPCPDVYWFPIFTETACDELVEEMEHYGQWSLGDNKDNRIQGGYENVPTIDIHMNQISFEREWHKFLVEYIAPMTEKLYPGYYTRAQFDLAFVVRYKPDEQPSLMPHHDASTFTINIALNRVGVDYEGGGCRFLRYNCSIRAPRKGWTLMHPGRLTHYHEGLPTTRGTRYIAVSFVDP, encoded by the exons atgagagagagaggcagagacagagacagagggagaagcaggctccctgcagggagcccgatggactcgtctgggaccccgggatcatgccctgagctgaaggcagccgctcaaccactgagccccccag ACAACCTGTTAGTCCTCACGGTGGCCACGACGGAGACCGAAGGGTTCCGGCGCTTCAAGCGTTCAGGCCAGTTCTTCAACTACAAGATCCAG GCACTGGGCCTGGGGGAGGACTGGACCGGGGAGAAGGGGACGTCGGCAGGCGGAGGGCTGAAGGTCCGGCTGCTGAAGAAAGCTCTGGAGAAGCACGCGGACAAGGAGGACCTGGTCATTCTTTTCACAGACAG CTACGACGTGGTGTTCGCGTCGGGGCCTCGAGAGCTCCTGAAGAAGTTCCGGCAGGCCAGGGGCCAGGTGGTCTTCTCGGCCGAGGAGCTCATCTACCCAGACCGCAGGCTGGAAGCCAAGTACCCGGCCGTGTCGGACGGCAAGAGGTTCCTGGGCTCTGGAG GCTTCATCGGCTATGCCCCCAGCCTCAGCAAACTGGTGGCCGAGTGGGAAGGCCAGGACAGCGACAGCGACCAGCTCTTTTACACCCAGATCTTCTTGGACCCTGAGAAGAGg GAGCGAATCAACATCACCCTGGACCACCGCTGCCGTATCTTCCAGAACCTGGATGGAGCCTTGG ATGAGGTCGTGCTCAAGTTTGAGATGGGCCACGTGAGAGCGAGGAACCTCGCCTACGACACCCTCCCGGTCCTGATCCATGGCAATGGGCCCACCAAG CTGCAGCTGAACTACCTGGGCAACTACATCCCGCGCTTCTGGACCTTTGAGACGGGCTGCTCCGTGTGTGACGAGGGCCTGCGTAGCCTCAGGGGCATTGGG GAGGAAGCTCTGCCCACGGTGCTGGTCGGCGTGTTCATCGAACAGCCCACGCCATTCCTGTCCCTGTTCTTCCGACGGCTGCTCCGCCTCCACTACCCCCGGAAGCAGATGCGGCTTTTCATTCACAACCAC GAGCAACACCACAAGGCTCAGGTGGAGCAGTTCCTGGCAGAGCATGGCAGCGAGTACCAATCCGTGAAACTGGTGGGCCCCGAGGTTCGGGTGGCAAATGCTGATGCCAGGAACATGGGCGC GGACCTGTGCCGACGGGACCGGGGCTGCACCTACTACTTCAGCGTGGATGCTGACGTGGCCCTGACTGAGCCTAAAACCCTGCGCCTGCTGATCGAGCAGAACAA GAACGTCATCGCGCCATTAATGACCCGCCACGGGAGGCTGTGGTCCAACTTCTGGGGCGCGCTGAGCGCAGATGGCTACTACGCCCGCTCCGAGGACTATGTGGACATCGTGCAGGGGCGGCGTGT TGGCGTCTGGAACGTGCCCTACATCTCGAACGTCTACCTGATCAAGGGCAGTGCCCTGCGGGCCGAGCTGCAGCACACGGACCTGTTCCACCACAGCAGGCTGGACCCCGACATGGCCTTCTGTGCCAATATCCGGCAGCAG GATGTATTCATGTTCCTGACCAACCGGCACACCTTTGGCCACTTGCTGTCCCTGGACAGCTACCAGACCAGCCACCTCCACAACGACCTGTGGGAGGTGTTCAGCAACCCCGAG gaCTGGAAGGAGAAGTACATCCACGAGAACTACACCAAAGCCCTGGCCGGGAAGCTGGTCGAGATG CCTTGCCCAGACGTCTACTGGTTCCCCATCTTCACGGAGACGGCGTGTGACGAGCTGGTAGAGGAGATGGAGCACTACGGCCAGTGGTCTCTGGGAGATAACAAG GACAACCGCATCCAGGGCGGCTACGAAAACGTGCCGACCATCGACATCCACATGAACCAGATCAGCTTCGAGCGGGAGTGGCATAAGTTCCTGGTGGAGTACATCGCCCCGATGACGGAGAAGCTCTATCCGGGCTACTACACCAGG GCCCAGTTCGACCTGGCCTTCGTGGTCCGCTACAAGCCCGACGAGCAGCCCTCGCTCATGCCGCACCACGACGCCTCCACGTTCACCATCAACATTGCCCTGAACCGGGTGGGCGTGGATTACGAG GGCGGGGGCTGTCGGTTCCTGCGCTACAACTGCTCCATCCGAGCCCCACGGAAGGGCTGGACCCTCATGCACCCCGGGAGACTCACGCACTACCACGAGGGGCTCCCCACCACCAGGGGCACCCGCTACATCGCCGTGTCCTTCGTTGACCCCTAA